The following nucleotide sequence is from Candidatus Stygibacter australis.
ATATTGATGATAAGATAATCGCTCAGGCAATTGCTGAAGGTATTTCTACTGGTGATGTCACTGCCAAATATATCACTGCCTTTATGGAAGATCTTGATAAACTTGATATCCTCAAGCCTGACTTTCAGCCCAAAGCCACTCAATACATCGGTAAAATGATCGCATTTATCCGTTCTCTGGAAGAAAAGGGCATGGCTTACGAATCAGAGGGCGATGTCTATTTTGCTGTGGAGAAATTTAAGGATTATGGCAAACTGAGCGGCAGGAAACTGCAAGACCTTAGAGTAGGTGCCAGAATTGAAGAGAATGCCCAAAAGCGCTCTCCCTTTGATTTCACACTCTGGAAAAAAGCAAAACCTGGTGAACCTAAATGGAAAAGCCCCTGGGGTGAAGGTCGTCCCGGCTGGCATACAGAATGCGTGGTGATGAGCCGTGATCTGCTGGGAGATACTTTTGATATCCACGGTGGTGGCAATGACCTGGTTTTCCCTCATCATGAAAATGAGATAGCACAAGGTGAAACTGAGGCTGGACATCCTTACGTGAACTACTGGCTGCATAATGGATTCCTGAATATTGAAGGTGAAAAAATGTCCAAAAGTGCTGGTAATTTCTTCCTGGCACGTGATATTCTGCAAAAATACTCCGCTGAAGCTATCAGATATTTCTTCCTCTCCAAGCATTACCGCAGCCCCATAGATTTCAATGAAGAGATCGTCAAACAAAGCCAGGCTGCAATAAATAACCTCTATAATACCCTTAAGGATATCGACTATTTGAATCTTGAAGACCAGCCTCAATATACAGCTTTGCAGGAGGAACTCAAAGCTCAGTTTATTGAAGTGATGGATGATGATTTCAATACCGCTCGTGCTCTGGCGATCATCTTTGAAGCTGCAAAGGAATCCAAAAATTCTGACCTGTGCCTTTCAGATAGAACTGCTTATGCCAGATTAATGGTGGAACTCGGTGAAGTGCTGGGATTTTTCCGCAACCTGAAAGAAAAACTCACTAAATCAGATAATTATTCTGCCAAAACAGCAGGCTTGATCGAAATGCTCATAAAATATCGTCAGGAATTTAAAAAAGCAAAAAACTGGGAATGGGCAGACCGCATCAGAAAAGACCTTACAGAACTTAATATAAAACTAAAAGACACTCCTGATGGTACTGAATGGGAGATTGAAGAATAAAATATCCGCCCCCACCTTGCGAATGGTCGCAGACCTCCGCAATGGTGATGCTATCCACCGCCCCAAATACCCAAAATATCAAGCCTCCCAAATAAACTGTCCAACCATTTCAAAGGTCTTCGACCATTTGAAAGGTTTATTCCTGCTCCCTCACGTCTACTTTCATTACGGGATACGGAATATTTCCACAACTCGCTGCGCTGTATTACCATCCCATTTATCCGGGATCTTACCTTTTTTGATCTTACCTGCAAGTATTGCTTTTGCTGAATTCACTATTTCCTCAGCATTGAGTGGAATTAATTGATTAGTCCCTTCTGTGATCGTTATAGGTCTCTCAGTATTAGGCCTTAAGGTCAGGCAGGGGATCTGGAACCAGGTTGATTCTTCCTGCACTCCCCCACTATCGGTGATGATAAATTTAGCTTCCATCTGCAGTTTTATGAAATCATAATATCCTGCCGGTTCGATTAAAAGCAGATTGCTGATGGCAGCCACTCTTTTATCCAACCCAAAGGCAGTTAGTTGTTTTCTGGTGCGCGGATGGATGGGAAACACTAGTTTGATATCTTTTGAGATTTCACTGAACGCCGTCAAAATGGTATCCAGTCCCTCATAATTATCCACATTTGCAGGTCTATGCAAGGTGATCAAACAGTAATCATGTTCTTTGATTTTCAGTTTATTCAGGATATCCGAAGCTTTTGCCTTATCTTTAAATTCCCACAGACTATCGATCATGATATTGCCCACCCGGAATATCTTTTCAGCACCCACACCTTCCGCCAGCAGATTTCTATCAGCATCTTCCGAAGGGGTAAGCAGCCATGTTGCTATGGAATCCGTGAGCAGACGGTTTATTTCTTCCGGCATGGTTCTATCAAAAGAACGCAGTCCAGCTTCCAGATGAGCTATCGGGATATGCAGTTTCACTGCATCAATCGCGCAGGCGGCAGTGCTGTTCACATCACCCGCCACGATCACGATATCCGGTTTATCTTCCAGCAATGCTTTTTCATAGCGTTCCATGATCCGCGCTGTCTGCTCACCATGCGTCCCGGAACCAACTCCCAGATAGATGCCCGGCTTAGGCAAGCCCAGATCTTTAAAAAAGAAATCACTCATCCGCTGGTCATAATGCTGTCCTGTATGGATAAGTTTCACTTCAAATTCTGACGGATATTTGCTGAATTCCCGATATAACGGTGCCATTTTCATAAAATTTGGTCTTGCACCAACCACCAGATGTATTTTCTTTTTCACTTTATTTTTCTCCAATTATTATCTGACTATCACACCGCCACCCAGCAATTCATCATTACGATAAAAAACTGCTGATTGACCAGGTGTAACTGCCCTTACCGGTTCTTGCAATTTCACCAGTAAAACTTCTCCCAGGCACTTCAATTCTGCTACCTCAACAGCAGGACTGTTATATCTAATCTGCACCATAAGCTCTACAGCGTCTTCCGGAATATCTGCTATCCAGTTCACTTTATTGATCTCAAATTCTGCTCTAAGCAGGTCATCTTTATCTGAAGATACTATTAACTGATTTGTAGCAGTATGCAGCCCGATCACAAAAAGCGGAACATTGAGTTCCGTATGCAAGCCTTTCCGCTGACCGATGGTATATAAAGGCAGCCCATTATGCCTGCCTATTAACTCTCCATCCGATAATATTATATCTCCCGGTTCAAATGGTATTTTATCTTTTAGGAAATCCTCATAATGATCTTTGATAAAGCATATCTCCTGGCTCTCATTATGGATCGATACGGGAATCTGATTATCTATAATTATCTGCTTAGAATCTGCTTTGATCATTTCTGCCAGAGGAAACACAGTTTTTGCAAGCTGCTTCTGATGCAGTTGCCACAGCATATAAGACTGGTCTTTACGCATATCTGATGATCGATATAGATGATAAATATCTTGAGATTTTTCTAATTTTATATAATGTCCTGTTGCCATCTTCTCAATTCCAAGATCACTAATTGCATCCAGCAGCTTACCCCATTTGATCACCCGGTTGCACAAAGTGCAAGGATTGGGAGTTCTACCTGCCTGGTATTCGCTGATAAAATCCTGCATCACGGTCTTAGAAAAGTCTTCCTGCAGATTGATCACTTCATGAGGTATATGCAGAGCTTTGCAAACTTTTGCTGCCTGATGAACTACTGCCTCAATTCCTTCCTGCTCACCAAAACCAAGCTCATTATCAGTAAAATGACGCATGGTGACGCCCACTACTTCCCAGCCCTGCTTTTGCAACAGCCAGGCAGCAGCACTGCTGTCTATTCCTCCACTCAGGGCAATGGCAATACGCATAGATGTTTCCGGTTTAGCCTTTCATCCTTTTGATATCAGCACCCA
It contains:
- the mnmA gene encoding tRNA 2-thiouridine(34) synthase MnmA; translation: MRIAIALSGGIDSSAAAWLLQKQGWEVVGVTMRHFTDNELGFGEQEGIEAVVHQAAKVCKALHIPHEVINLQEDFSKTVMQDFISEYQAGRTPNPCTLCNRVIKWGKLLDAISDLGIEKMATGHYIKLEKSQDIYHLYRSSDMRKDQSYMLWQLHQKQLAKTVFPLAEMIKADSKQIIIDNQIPVSIHNESQEICFIKDHYEDFLKDKIPFEPGDIILSDGELIGRHNGLPLYTIGQRKGLHTELNVPLFVIGLHTATNQLIVSSDKDDLLRAEFEINKVNWIADIPEDAVELMVQIRYNSPAVEVAELKCLGEVLLVKLQEPVRAVTPGQSAVFYRNDELLGGGVIVR
- the wecB gene encoding UDP-N-acetylglucosamine 2-epimerase (non-hydrolyzing) — translated: MKKKIHLVVGARPNFMKMAPLYREFSKYPSEFEVKLIHTGQHYDQRMSDFFFKDLGLPKPGIYLGVGSGTHGEQTARIMERYEKALLEDKPDIVIVAGDVNSTAACAIDAVKLHIPIAHLEAGLRSFDRTMPEEINRLLTDSIATWLLTPSEDADRNLLAEGVGAEKIFRVGNIMIDSLWEFKDKAKASDILNKLKIKEHDYCLITLHRPANVDNYEGLDTILTAFSEISKDIKLVFPIHPRTRKQLTAFGLDKRVAAISNLLLIEPAGYYDFIKLQMEAKFIITDSGGVQEESTWFQIPCLTLRPNTERPITITEGTNQLIPLNAEEIVNSAKAILAGKIKKGKIPDKWDGNTAQRVVEIFRIP
- the cysS gene encoding cysteine--tRNA ligase, with product MRIYNTMTRKKEEFIPVEAGKVKMYDCGPTVYNYFHIGNARNLLVFDVIRRYFQFKGFEVTYVQNITDIDDKIIAQAIAEGISTGDVTAKYITAFMEDLDKLDILKPDFQPKATQYIGKMIAFIRSLEEKGMAYESEGDVYFAVEKFKDYGKLSGRKLQDLRVGARIEENAQKRSPFDFTLWKKAKPGEPKWKSPWGEGRPGWHTECVVMSRDLLGDTFDIHGGGNDLVFPHHENEIAQGETEAGHPYVNYWLHNGFLNIEGEKMSKSAGNFFLARDILQKYSAEAIRYFFLSKHYRSPIDFNEEIVKQSQAAINNLYNTLKDIDYLNLEDQPQYTALQEELKAQFIEVMDDDFNTARALAIIFEAAKESKNSDLCLSDRTAYARLMVELGEVLGFFRNLKEKLTKSDNYSAKTAGLIEMLIKYRQEFKKAKNWEWADRIRKDLTELNIKLKDTPDGTEWEIEE